A single window of Bradyrhizobium daqingense DNA harbors:
- a CDS encoding CpaD family pilus assembly protein — protein MTKTMTDRRRSLSIVLTLAGLSVMLGACNTAGDIVTQTVPTDYRQRHPIAVQEGRKSIVIFVGKSRGGLSAEQHADVAGVARDWMREGTGSVVVDVPVDTANSRAAAATYREIRSVLTSGGVPSRAIVQHPYRPEDPGLLPTVRLSYSKITATAGPCGLWPEDVGPNILDPGYNENKPYFNLGCASQRNLAAMIDNPADLEQPRAETPAYTARRDIAFERYRKGSTTTTTYPEADKAKLSDTGK, from the coding sequence ATGACGAAGACGATGACCGATCGACGTCGCAGTTTGAGCATCGTGCTGACGCTGGCGGGGCTCTCCGTCATGCTGGGCGCGTGCAACACTGCGGGCGACATCGTCACCCAGACGGTGCCAACCGATTATCGCCAGCGCCATCCGATCGCGGTGCAGGAAGGCCGGAAATCGATCGTGATCTTCGTCGGCAAGTCCCGCGGCGGCTTGTCGGCCGAGCAGCACGCCGATGTCGCCGGCGTTGCCCGGGACTGGATGCGTGAAGGCACCGGCTCCGTCGTCGTGGACGTCCCCGTCGACACCGCGAATTCGCGCGCTGCGGCGGCGACCTATCGGGAGATCCGTTCGGTGCTCACGTCCGGCGGCGTGCCGTCGCGTGCCATCGTTCAGCATCCCTATCGCCCCGAGGATCCCGGCCTGCTGCCGACGGTGCGGCTGAGCTATTCGAAGATCACCGCGACGGCCGGCCCCTGCGGGCTGTGGCCGGAAGACGTCGGTCCGAACATCCTCGACCCCGGCTACAACGAGAACAAGCCGTACTTCAATCTGGGCTGCGCCAGCCAGCGCAATCTTGCGGCGATGATCGACAACCCCGCCGACCTCGAGCAGCCGCGCGCGGAGACGCCCGCCTACACCGCGCGGCGCGACATCGCCTTCGAACGCTATCGCAAGGGCTCGACGACTACGACAACCTATCCCGAGGCCGACAAGGCCAAACTCAGCGATACCGGCAAATGA
- a CDS encoding AAA family ATPase — MTGIHDEDADDPRHPDEHIAPVPRISVQAFCETEQTLAAVTAAGQDRRLAKAHLTAKDGGLAAAIEVYETMPTPNVIVIESDGTRDILEGLDDLAGVCDPGTRVVVIGNPNDTAPYRELVRRGVNDYVIGPVETLDVVRSICSLFSASEAIITGRVIAVVGAKGGVGASTVAHNVAWTIARDLALDSVVIDLDLAFGTASLDYNQDPVQGIANAVLSQDRPDTALLERLLAKCTDRLSLLAAPATLDRVYDFGAEAFDAVFDTLRMTTPCIMLDVPHQWSGWTRRALVNADDIVIVAEPDLANLRNTKNMLSVLKAARPNDRPPLYCLNQVGMHKRAEIEVKAFAKTMESQPLAVIPFDSKLFSTAANNGQMIAEVAKNHRTTALFQTMANRLAGRGEVKQPKRSLLGPLLKKLKGKSGRSSAPHRKAS; from the coding sequence ATGACAGGCATCCACGACGAAGACGCGGACGATCCGCGCCACCCGGACGAGCACATCGCGCCGGTTCCGCGCATCTCGGTGCAGGCGTTCTGCGAGACCGAGCAGACGCTCGCCGCGGTGACCGCGGCCGGGCAGGATCGGCGACTGGCCAAGGCACATCTCACCGCCAAGGACGGCGGTCTCGCCGCGGCGATCGAGGTCTATGAAACGATGCCGACGCCGAACGTGATCGTCATCGAATCCGACGGCACGCGCGACATCCTGGAAGGACTCGACGACCTCGCCGGCGTCTGCGATCCCGGCACCCGCGTCGTCGTGATCGGCAATCCCAACGACACCGCGCCCTATCGCGAGCTGGTCCGCCGCGGCGTCAACGACTACGTGATCGGCCCGGTCGAAACCCTCGACGTGGTCCGCTCGATCTGCAGCCTGTTCTCGGCGTCCGAAGCCATCATCACCGGCCGCGTCATTGCTGTGGTCGGCGCCAAGGGCGGCGTCGGCGCGTCCACCGTCGCGCACAACGTCGCCTGGACGATCGCCCGCGACCTCGCGCTCGATTCCGTCGTGATCGATCTCGACCTCGCCTTCGGCACCGCGAGCCTCGACTACAATCAGGACCCGGTACAGGGCATCGCCAACGCGGTGCTGTCGCAGGATCGGCCGGACACCGCTCTGCTGGAGCGCCTGCTCGCCAAGTGTACCGATCGGCTCAGCCTGCTGGCCGCGCCCGCGACGCTCGATCGCGTTTATGATTTCGGCGCCGAAGCCTTTGACGCAGTGTTCGACACGCTACGCATGACCACGCCCTGCATCATGCTCGACGTTCCCCACCAATGGTCGGGCTGGACGCGGCGCGCGCTGGTCAATGCCGATGACATCGTGATCGTGGCCGAGCCTGATCTCGCCAATTTGCGCAACACCAAGAACATGCTGAGCGTGCTGAAGGCGGCGCGGCCGAACGACCGGCCGCCGCTGTACTGCCTCAATCAGGTCGGCATGCACAAGCGCGCCGAGATCGAGGTCAAGGCCTTCGCCAAGACGATGGAGAGCCAGCCGCTCGCGGTGATCCCGTTCGATTCGAAGCTGTTCTCCACCGCCGCCAACAACGGCCAGATGATCGCGGAGGTCGCCAAGAACCACCGCACCACCGCGCTATTCCAGACCATGGCGAACCGCCTCGCCGGCCGCGGCGAGGTGAAGCAGCCGAAGCGTTCGCTGCTCGGACCGCTCCTGAAGAAGCTGAAGGGCAAGTCGGGCCGCAGCTCCGCTCCGCATCGGAAGGCGTCGTAA
- a CDS encoding YraN family protein, with amino-acid sequence MAKTEVPAEPKVASPERVAAFRTGISAESRAAAYLMAKGYRILAKRYRTPHGEIDIVARRRNLIAFVEVKARATLDDAAFAVTPRQQQRIINAAQGWLVAHPEHAEFELRFDAMLIAPRSLPRHVLAAFDAST; translated from the coding sequence ATGGCGAAGACTGAGGTCCCTGCGGAACCGAAAGTCGCCTCGCCCGAGCGCGTCGCCGCGTTCCGTACCGGCATCTCGGCCGAGAGCCGCGCCGCCGCCTATCTCATGGCCAAAGGTTATCGCATCCTCGCCAAGCGTTATCGCACCCCGCATGGCGAGATCGACATCGTGGCGCGGCGCCGCAATCTGATCGCCTTCGTCGAGGTCAAGGCGCGCGCCACGCTGGATGACGCCGCCTTCGCCGTGACGCCGCGCCAGCAGCAGCGCATCATCAACGCCGCGCAGGGGTGGCTCGTGGCGCATCCCGAGCATGCCGAATTCGAATTGCGATTCGACGCCATGCTGATTGCGCCGCGGTCACTTCCGCGCCATGTGTTGGCGGCATTCGACGCCTCGACCTGA
- the hemW gene encoding radical SAM family heme chaperone HemW: MDTGSRQENASKQECQAFGVYVHWPFCLSKCPYCDFNSHVRHAAIDEARFASAFAHEIAATAERAPGREVTSIFLGGGTPSLMQPATVGAVLDAIGKHWCVAGDVEVTLEANPTSVEATRFAGYRSAGVNRVSLGVQALDDASLKALGRMHSAREALDAVAIARRSFDRYSFDLIYARPDQTPAMWADELRLAISEAAEHLSLYQLTIEEGTPFFGLHQAGKLKTPDEAVARALYDVTQETCDRLGLPAYEISNHARRGAECRHNLVYWRGEEYAGIGPGAHGRLDIDGIRHATATEKRPEAWLMRVETNGHGVVTDELLNSEERADEFLLMGLRLTEGIDPERYKALSGRPLDPKRIALLREEGAITVDATGRLRVTSSGFPVLDAVVADLAA, translated from the coding sequence GTGGATACCGGTTCGCGCCAGGAAAACGCGTCAAAACAAGAATGCCAAGCTTTTGGCGTCTATGTCCATTGGCCGTTCTGCCTGTCGAAGTGTCCCTATTGCGACTTCAACAGCCATGTTCGCCACGCCGCGATCGACGAGGCGCGGTTTGCTTCCGCTTTTGCGCACGAGATCGCGGCGACCGCCGAGCGCGCGCCCGGTCGCGAGGTCACCTCGATCTTCCTCGGCGGCGGCACGCCGTCGCTGATGCAGCCCGCAACCGTCGGTGCCGTGCTCGACGCCATCGGCAAGCACTGGTGCGTCGCAGGTGATGTCGAGGTAACGCTGGAGGCCAACCCCACCAGCGTCGAGGCCACGCGCTTCGCCGGCTATCGCAGCGCTGGCGTCAACCGCGTCTCCCTCGGCGTGCAGGCGCTCGACGATGCCTCGCTGAAGGCGCTGGGCCGCATGCACAGCGCGCGCGAAGCGCTCGACGCCGTCGCCATCGCGCGCCGCTCGTTCGACCGCTACTCGTTCGACCTGATCTACGCCCGTCCAGACCAGACGCCGGCGATGTGGGCCGATGAGCTGCGTCTCGCAATCAGCGAGGCAGCCGAGCATCTGTCGCTGTATCAGTTGACGATCGAGGAAGGCACGCCATTCTTCGGCCTGCACCAGGCCGGCAAATTGAAGACGCCGGACGAGGCGGTCGCGCGCGCGCTCTACGACGTCACGCAGGAGACCTGCGACAGGCTCGGCCTGCCCGCCTACGAGATTTCCAATCACGCGCGGCGCGGCGCCGAGTGCCGGCACAATCTGGTCTATTGGCGCGGCGAGGAATATGCCGGCATCGGCCCCGGCGCGCACGGCCGCCTCGACATCGACGGCATCAGGCACGCGACCGCCACCGAGAAGCGCCCAGAAGCCTGGCTGATGCGGGTCGAGACCAACGGCCATGGCGTCGTCACCGACGAGCTCCTCAACAGCGAGGAACGCGCCGACGAATTCCTGCTGATGGGTTTGCGCCTCACTGAGGGCATCGACCCCGAGCGCTACAAGGCCCTCTCCGGCCGCCCGCTCGACCCCAAACGCATCGCGCTCTTGCGCGAGGAAGGTGCGATCACGGTCGATGCGACGGGACGCCTGCGCGTGACCAGCAGCGGATTCCCGGTGCTGGATGCGGTCGTCGCGGATCTGGCGGCGTAG
- the cpaB gene encoding Flp pilus assembly protein CpaB: MNTARIVVLVIALGAGGVAAYLASGYQNEPAPVLPVAEKLPTVEVLVAKTDIALGQAVKPEDLQWQVWPAATASSAFIRRDGRPDAQTQIAGSIARVPLMQGEPIREQKLVRAEGSGFMAAILPSGMRAVSTEISAETGAGGFILPNDRVDIVLTRRLKNPDANGAAAANDLILSEVILTNIRVLAIDQAPKEKDGQTAVVGKTVTLELKPDQVATLSAARQGGTLQLALRSIVDAKAVDDPIEDQAAKRSDGVNVIRYGVQARQVTSQK, encoded by the coding sequence ATGAATACCGCACGCATTGTCGTTCTCGTCATCGCGCTTGGCGCCGGCGGCGTCGCTGCGTATCTGGCGAGCGGCTATCAGAATGAACCCGCGCCCGTTCTGCCCGTCGCCGAGAAGCTGCCGACGGTCGAGGTCCTGGTCGCCAAGACCGACATCGCGCTCGGTCAAGCCGTGAAGCCCGAGGACCTGCAATGGCAGGTCTGGCCGGCGGCGACCGCGAGCAGCGCCTTCATCCGCCGCGATGGCAGGCCCGACGCGCAGACCCAGATCGCCGGCTCGATCGCGCGCGTGCCGTTGATGCAGGGCGAGCCGATCCGCGAGCAGAAGCTGGTCAGGGCCGAAGGCTCCGGCTTCATGGCCGCGATCCTCCCCTCCGGCATGCGAGCCGTCTCCACCGAAATTTCAGCCGAGACCGGTGCCGGCGGCTTCATCCTGCCGAACGACCGCGTCGACATCGTGCTGACCCGCCGCCTGAAGAATCCCGACGCAAACGGCGCGGCCGCGGCCAATGACCTCATCCTGTCCGAGGTCATCCTGACCAACATCCGCGTGCTCGCGATCGACCAGGCGCCGAAGGAAAAAGACGGCCAGACCGCCGTCGTCGGCAAGACCGTCACGCTCGAGCTCAAGCCCGACCAGGTCGCCACGCTGTCGGCCGCGCGCCAGGGCGGCACGCTCCAGCTCGCGCTGCGGAGCATCGTCGATGCCAAGGCCGTGGACGATCCGATTGAGGATCAGGCGGCCAAGCGTTCCGACGGCGTCAACGTGATCCGCTACGGGGTGCAGGCGCGGCAAGTGACGTCACAGAAGTGA
- the gshB gene encoding glutathione synthase, whose translation MKLNVAVQMDPIARINIKGDSTFALLLEAQKRGHGLSYYTPDKLSMVGDELVAPVQLLTVRDEPGDHFTLGEPRREALNGFDVVLLRQDPPFDLAYITSTHFLERIHPKTLVVNDPASVRNAPEKLFVMNFPQLMPPTLISRDLDEINAFRDKHGAVVMKPLHGHGGAAVFRVMPQDMNFGSLFDMFSVTFKEPWVIQQFIPEVKHGDKRIILVNGEFAGAVNRVPAADDLRSNMVRGGAAQETELTPREREICAAVGPALRERGLLFVGIDVINGNLTEINVTSPTGIRAIARLGGPDVAAKIWDAIEEKRKK comes from the coding sequence ATGAAACTCAATGTCGCCGTCCAGATGGACCCCATCGCCCGCATCAACATCAAGGGCGATTCCACCTTCGCGCTGCTTCTGGAGGCGCAGAAGCGCGGCCACGGCCTGTCCTATTACACGCCGGACAAGCTCTCGATGGTCGGCGACGAACTCGTCGCGCCGGTTCAGCTCCTCACCGTGCGCGATGAGCCGGGTGATCATTTCACTCTCGGCGAGCCCCGGCGCGAGGCGCTCAACGGTTTCGACGTGGTGCTGCTGCGCCAGGACCCGCCGTTCGACCTCGCCTACATCACCTCGACGCATTTCCTCGAGCGCATCCATCCGAAGACGCTGGTCGTCAACGACCCCGCCTCGGTGCGCAACGCGCCGGAAAAGCTGTTCGTGATGAATTTTCCGCAGCTGATGCCGCCGACCCTGATCTCTCGCGACCTCGACGAGATCAACGCGTTCCGCGACAAGCATGGCGCCGTCGTGATGAAGCCGCTGCACGGCCATGGCGGCGCCGCGGTGTTTCGCGTGATGCCCCAGGACATGAATTTCGGCTCGCTGTTCGACATGTTCTCGGTGACGTTCAAAGAGCCGTGGGTGATCCAGCAATTCATTCCCGAGGTGAAGCACGGCGACAAGCGCATCATCCTCGTCAACGGCGAGTTCGCCGGCGCCGTGAACCGCGTGCCGGCCGCGGACGACCTCCGCTCCAACATGGTGCGCGGCGGCGCGGCGCAGGAGACCGAGCTCACCCCGCGTGAGCGCGAGATCTGCGCCGCCGTCGGTCCGGCACTGCGCGAGCGCGGCCTGCTGTTCGTCGGCATCGACGTCATCAACGGCAACCTCACCGAGATCAACGTGACCTCGCCCACCGGCATCCGCGCCATCGCGCGGCTCGGCGGCCCTGACGTCGCGGCGAAGATCTGGGACGCGATCGAAGAGAAGCGGAAGAAGTAG
- a CDS encoding PilZ domain-containing protein, translated as MLANRRRSERRVCSRLAKIHFGAGSLPRDCTITDISDGGVKVVAEFLEVPPQFTIIFAPDYSRQCRLRWRIGCEFGAEFVD; from the coding sequence ATGCTTGCAAATCGCCGGAGAAGCGAACGTCGGGTGTGCAGCCGGCTGGCCAAGATCCATTTTGGCGCGGGCTCGCTGCCGCGCGATTGCACCATCACGGATATTTCGGACGGCGGCGTGAAGGTGGTGGCGGAATTTTTGGAAGTGCCGCCGCAATTCACCATCATCTTCGCGCCCGATTATTCCCGCCAATGCCGTCTGCGCTGGCGCATCGGCTGCGAGTTCGGCGCCGAGTTCGTCGATTGA
- a CDS encoding type II and III secretion system protein family protein — translation MKVGDDRTGLRIRGKRARSFWTGAMLTLGLLAAPGIVSAADAPVGDQSPMQAPADLSVSPVATIASARTRFLSLGIGKSVVIDLPREVKDVLVADPKIANAVIRSSQRAYIIGGQVGQTNVVFFSADGQQVASYDIAVKRDLNGMRTALRQSLPGVQIEGVGDSVMLTGSVSSPVEAQQAGEVAAKLVGGADKVVNNIVVRGRDQVMLKVVVGEVRRDIVKQLGVDLSASLNAGTAVVNFNNSNPFSVSGGPIVGSNGLGVTGLAKGVATVNATMRAMESAGVMRTLAEPSLTAISGESATFIAGGEFPIPAGYSCDPVTHVCTTQITYKKFGISLNFTPVVLSEGRISLRVMTEVSELSNTNAITLTQALSSTSSNSVTIPSIQTRRAETTLEIPSGGSMAMAGLIQQKTKQAINGLPGVDQIPIIGALFRSQDFVNNETELMVIVTPYVVRAVAQKELSRPDDGFAPASDAQTALLGRMNRLYGVTRRVDPINGAPGDFGFIID, via the coding sequence ATGAAGGTTGGGGACGATCGGACGGGCCTGCGCATTCGGGGGAAGCGCGCGCGCTCGTTCTGGACGGGGGCCATGTTGACGCTGGGGCTGCTCGCGGCTCCCGGGATCGTCAGCGCCGCAGATGCACCGGTCGGCGACCAGTCGCCGATGCAGGCGCCGGCGGATCTCAGCGTATCGCCGGTTGCGACCATCGCATCGGCCCGCACGCGCTTTCTCTCGCTTGGCATCGGCAAATCCGTCGTCATCGACTTGCCGCGCGAGGTCAAGGACGTGCTGGTGGCCGATCCCAAGATCGCCAACGCGGTGATCCGCTCGTCCCAGCGCGCCTATATCATCGGCGGTCAGGTCGGCCAGACCAACGTGGTGTTCTTCTCCGCCGACGGCCAGCAGGTCGCCTCCTACGACATCGCGGTGAAACGCGACCTCAACGGCATGCGCACCGCGCTGCGCCAGTCGTTGCCAGGCGTGCAGATCGAAGGCGTCGGCGACAGCGTCATGCTGACCGGCTCGGTGTCGAGCCCGGTCGAGGCGCAGCAGGCCGGCGAAGTCGCCGCCAAGCTCGTCGGCGGCGCGGACAAGGTCGTCAACAACATCGTCGTGCGCGGCCGCGATCAGGTGATGCTCAAGGTCGTCGTCGGCGAAGTGCGCCGCGACATCGTCAAGCAGCTGGGCGTCGACCTCAGTGCCAGCTTGAACGCCGGCACCGCGGTGGTGAACTTCAACAATTCCAATCCGTTCTCGGTCTCCGGCGGGCCGATCGTCGGCAGCAACGGGCTCGGCGTTACAGGCCTCGCCAAGGGCGTTGCCACCGTCAACGCCACGATGCGCGCGATGGAAAGCGCCGGCGTCATGCGCACGCTGGCCGAACCGAGCCTGACCGCGATCTCCGGCGAATCCGCCACCTTCATCGCCGGCGGCGAATTCCCGATTCCCGCAGGCTATTCCTGCGATCCCGTCACCCATGTCTGTACCACCCAGATCACCTACAAGAAGTTCGGCATCTCCCTGAACTTCACCCCGGTCGTGCTCAGCGAAGGCCGCATCAGCCTGCGTGTGATGACCGAGGTCTCGGAGCTGTCGAATACCAACGCGATCACGCTGACCCAGGCGCTTTCTTCGACCTCGAGCAACTCGGTCACCATCCCGTCGATCCAGACCCGCCGCGCCGAGACCACGCTGGAAATTCCCTCCGGCGGCTCGATGGCGATGGCAGGCCTGATCCAGCAGAAGACCAAGCAGGCGATCAACGGCCTGCCCGGCGTCGACCAGATCCCGATCATCGGCGCGCTGTTCCGCAGCCAGGACTTCGTCAACAACGAGACCGAGCTGATGGTGATCGTGACGCCCTATGTCGTGCGCGCGGTCGCCCAGAAGGAATTGTCGCGCCCCGACGACGGTTTCGCGCCGGCGTCCGACGCGCAGACGGCGCTGCTCGGCCGCATGAACCGCCTCTATGGCGTCACGCGCCGGGTCGATCCGATCAACGGCGCGCCCGGCGATTTCGGCTTCATCATCGATTGA
- a CDS encoding penicillin-binding protein activator has translation MVGPRHPKSSVSGPPISGATRRGALGLLLGTPLLSACAGVQQSLSQFSNPFSSSSPPAQPAGPPQQATTAGTGGVKVAVILPLSAAGNAGLAAQSMRNAAEMALAEFQNPNIQLLIKDDNGSPQGAQAGAQQAVDEGAEIILGPLFAQSVPAVAQVARTRGISVIAFSTDSSIAGRGVYLLSFLPESDVNRIVEYSASIGKRSVAVLVPDNAYGNVVEAAVKAAVPRRGGRVVAFERYGADRATPARTVAQQLGSADALFIADDGDAVVSVADAMTAAGANLRNIQMLGTGLWDSPRVYASAALQGGLYAAPDPAGFRAFAGRYRTKYGAEPIRTATLAYDAVALVAALARTQGGQRFSSDVLTNPSGFAGIDGLFRFRADGTNERGLAVMKVTQGGGAAVAGSPKSFGA, from the coding sequence ATGGTGGGCCCGCGACATCCAAAGTCTTCCGTTTCGGGACCCCCGATCTCAGGGGCGACCCGGCGGGGCGCGCTCGGCCTGTTGCTCGGCACACCCCTGCTCTCGGCTTGTGCCGGCGTGCAGCAGAGTCTCAGCCAGTTCTCCAACCCCTTTTCGAGCTCGTCACCTCCGGCTCAGCCGGCAGGTCCGCCGCAGCAGGCCACCACCGCGGGCACCGGCGGGGTTAAGGTCGCGGTCATCCTGCCGCTGTCGGCCGCCGGCAATGCCGGTCTCGCGGCGCAATCCATGCGCAACGCCGCCGAGATGGCGCTGGCCGAGTTCCAGAATCCGAACATTCAGCTCCTGATCAAGGACGACAATGGCAGCCCGCAAGGCGCGCAAGCCGGTGCGCAGCAGGCGGTCGACGAGGGCGCCGAGATCATCCTGGGACCCCTGTTCGCGCAATCGGTGCCGGCGGTGGCGCAGGTCGCGCGCACGCGGGGCATCTCCGTGATCGCGTTCTCGACCGATTCCAGCATCGCCGGACGCGGCGTCTATCTGCTCAGCTTCCTGCCGGAATCCGACGTCAACCGCATCGTCGAATATTCCGCCAGCATCGGTAAGCGCTCGGTCGCCGTGCTCGTGCCCGACAATGCCTACGGCAATGTCGTCGAGGCCGCCGTGAAGGCGGCGGTACCGCGGCGTGGCGGGCGCGTCGTTGCGTTCGAGAGATACGGCGCCGATCGGGCCACCCCGGCGCGGACCGTGGCGCAGCAGCTCGGCAGCGCGGATGCGCTGTTCATTGCCGATGACGGCGATGCCGTGGTGTCGGTGGCGGATGCGATGACGGCGGCGGGCGCGAATCTGCGCAACATCCAGATGCTCGGCACCGGGCTGTGGGACAGCCCGCGCGTCTATGCCAGCGCTGCGCTGCAGGGCGGTCTCTATGCCGCGCCGGATCCGGCCGGCTTTCGCGCGTTCGCCGGCCGCTATCGCACCAAATACGGCGCGGAGCCGATCCGTACCGCGACGCTCGCCTATGACGCGGTCGCCCTCGTCGCCGCGCTCGCGCGCACGCAGGGCGGTCAGCGCTTCTCCTCGGACGTGCTCACCAACCCCTCCGGCTTCGCCGGCATCGACGGCCTGTTCCGCTTCCGCGCCGATGGCACGAACGAGCGGGGACTTGCGGTGATGAAGGTGACGCAAGGCGGCGGGGCGGCAGTCGCGGGCTCGCCGAAGAGTTTTGGAGCGTAG
- a CDS encoding tetratricopeptide repeat protein, with amino-acid sequence MFKRSSPAFAPAKFLLSAFVVLTLGGCQTNGVEDVTGALGARAEAKAEAKPDARPDLDALRERYRAKPSDPAIALAYGKALRDTGQRAQAVAVLEQAVLNSPQNKALLAGYGRALADNGNFQQAFDVLGRAHSPEDPDWRILSAQGAALDQLGRNEEAQQYYASALKIVPDEPQVLSNLGLSYMLQNNLPRAEQVLGRAHQRNQNDVRIRANLALVLGLQGRQAEAEILVKADLPPDRAAAKVTALRELLAKKQQRAER; translated from the coding sequence ATGTTCAAGCGTTCGTCTCCCGCCTTTGCTCCGGCGAAGTTCCTGCTTTCTGCATTCGTGGTCCTCACCCTTGGCGGCTGCCAGACCAATGGCGTCGAGGACGTGACCGGCGCGCTCGGCGCCAGAGCCGAAGCGAAGGCCGAGGCCAAGCCGGACGCTAGGCCGGACCTGGACGCCCTGCGTGAGCGCTACCGCGCCAAGCCCAGCGATCCCGCAATTGCGCTCGCCTATGGCAAGGCGCTGCGTGACACCGGTCAGCGCGCGCAGGCGGTCGCGGTGCTGGAGCAGGCCGTGCTCAACTCTCCCCAAAACAAGGCGCTGCTCGCCGGCTATGGCCGCGCGCTCGCCGACAACGGCAATTTCCAGCAGGCCTTCGACGTTCTCGGCCGCGCACATTCGCCCGAGGATCCGGACTGGCGCATCCTGTCGGCGCAGGGCGCCGCGCTTGATCAACTCGGCCGCAACGAGGAGGCGCAGCAATATTATGCGAGCGCCCTCAAGATCGTGCCCGACGAGCCGCAGGTTCTGTCCAATCTCGGCCTGTCCTACATGCTCCAGAACAATCTGCCGCGGGCCGAACAGGTGCTCGGCCGGGCCCATCAGCGCAATCAGAACGATGTACGGATCCGTGCCAATCTCGCGCTCGTGCTGGGATTGCAGGGCCGCCAGGCCGAGGCCGAAATCCTCGTCAAGGCAGATTTGCCGCCGGACCGGGCTGCGGCCAAGGTCACGGCGCTGCGGGAGCTGCTGGCCAAGAAGCAGCAGCGGGCGGAGAGGTAG
- the rsmI gene encoding 16S rRNA (cytidine(1402)-2'-O)-methyltransferase, producing the protein MRAKPAPINTPEDTNAAARGFSIDAQRLAAPKAAPGLHLVATPIGNLGDITVRALQILAGVDVIACEDTRITRRLTERYAITAQLKPYHEHNAEVARPKILEALAAGGSIALVSDAGTPLISDPGFKLVREVCAAGHAVYALPGPSSVLAALSVAALPTDRFFFEGFLPAKSAARRARLVELARVDATLVMFESGNRVQDTLTELAEIMGAREAAICRELTKLHEEISRATLAELARSADALETRGEFVLVIAPPAADADVLTSDALDDLLRDQLAAHSVKDAVAHAVALSGRPRREVYARALELAKDLRGGDGED; encoded by the coding sequence ATGCGCGCAAAGCCGGCCCCGATAAATACGCCTGAAGACACAAACGCCGCCGCGCGCGGCTTCTCCATCGATGCCCAACGCCTTGCAGCGCCGAAGGCGGCACCAGGCCTTCATCTGGTCGCAACTCCGATCGGCAATCTCGGTGACATCACGGTCCGCGCGCTCCAGATCCTCGCCGGCGTGGACGTCATCGCCTGCGAGGATACCCGCATCACCCGGCGCCTGACCGAGCGCTACGCCATTACCGCGCAGCTGAAGCCATATCACGAGCACAACGCCGAAGTGGCGCGCCCGAAGATTCTCGAGGCGCTTGCGGCCGGCGGCTCGATCGCGCTGGTCTCCGACGCCGGCACCCCGCTGATCTCCGATCCCGGTTTCAAGCTGGTGCGCGAGGTCTGCGCCGCCGGCCATGCGGTCTACGCGCTGCCCGGCCCGTCCTCGGTGCTGGCTGCGCTGTCGGTGGCGGCGCTGCCGACCGACCGCTTCTTCTTCGAGGGTTTTTTGCCGGCGAAATCGGCGGCGCGTCGCGCGCGCCTCGTCGAGCTCGCCCGCGTCGATGCGACGCTGGTGATGTTCGAATCCGGCAACCGCGTGCAGGACACGCTCACCGAGCTCGCCGAAATCATGGGCGCGCGCGAGGCCGCGATCTGCCGCGAGCTGACGAAACTGCATGAGGAGATATCACGTGCGACACTCGCCGAGCTCGCGCGCAGCGCTGATGCGCTGGAGACGCGCGGCGAATTCGTGCTGGTGATCGCTCCGCCAGCGGCCGACGCCGACGTGCTGACATCGGATGCGCTGGATGATCTCTTGCGTGACCAGCTCGCCGCGCACAGCGTCAAGGATGCCGTCGCGCACGCGGTCGCATTGTCGGGCCGGCCGCGCCGCGAGGTCTATGCCCGCGCGCTCGAGCTTGCGAAGGACCTGCGAGGCGGCGATGGCGAAGACTGA